One stretch of Thermococcus sp. M36 DNA includes these proteins:
- a CDS encoding M42 family metallopeptidase: MERIVEILRKILEIPSPTGYTKEVTAYIAQLLNENGIKTYYTNKGALVAGNHPKPKLVIAAHVDTLGAMVRGILPDGHLTFTRIGGLHLPAFEGEYCTIITRSGKRYRGTLLLKNPSVHVNKEAGKKERKEENMYIRLDELVEKKEDTEKLGIRPGDFIAFDPKFEYVNGFVKAHFLDDKASVAVLIDLMLDLGAETLEKLPVAFFFSPYEEVGHGGSSGYPPSMRELLVVDMGVVGDGVAGKETAVSIAAKDSSGPYDYEMTTKLIELAEKRNIPHVVDVFPYYGSDGSAAVRAGWDVRVALIGQGVHASHGMERTHIKGMFATKELIRAYIEEGFGV, translated from the coding sequence ATGGAGCGCATCGTTGAAATTCTGAGGAAAATCCTTGAGATTCCTTCCCCGACAGGATACACGAAGGAGGTTACAGCCTACATCGCCCAACTCCTAAACGAGAACGGAATTAAAACGTACTACACGAACAAAGGGGCGCTTGTGGCGGGCAACCACCCCAAGCCAAAGCTGGTAATAGCGGCTCACGTTGACACCCTCGGTGCAATGGTAAGGGGAATCCTGCCCGACGGGCACCTTACCTTCACGAGGATTGGCGGCCTCCACCTGCCTGCCTTCGAGGGCGAGTACTGCACGATAATCACCCGGTCGGGCAAGCGCTACCGCGGAACGCTCCTCCTCAAGAACCCGAGCGTCCACGTGAACAAGGAGGCCGGTAAGAAGGAGAGGAAAGAGGAGAATATGTACATCCGCCTGGACGAGCTCGTTGAGAAGAAAGAGGACACGGAGAAGCTCGGCATAAGGCCCGGGGACTTCATAGCCTTCGACCCGAAGTTTGAGTACGTTAACGGCTTTGTCAAGGCCCACTTCCTCGACGACAAGGCGAGCGTTGCAGTCCTCATTGACCTGATGCTCGACCTCGGTGCTGAAACTCTGGAAAAGCTCCCGGTGGCTTTCTTCTTCTCGCCCTACGAGGAGGTCGGACATGGAGGTTCGAGCGGCTATCCACCGAGCATGAGGGAGCTCCTCGTCGTTGACATGGGTGTCGTTGGCGATGGTGTCGCCGGCAAGGAGACAGCTGTATCGATAGCGGCCAAAGACTCGAGCGGCCCTTACGACTACGAGATGACGACGAAGCTCATTGAGCTTGCCGAAAAGAGGAATATCCCGCACGTGGTCGATGTCTTCCCTTATTACGGTTCCGACGGGAGTGCAGCTGTCAGGGCTGGCTGGGACGTCAGGGTAGCCCTCATCGGCCAGGGGGTCCATGCAAGCCACGGCATGGAGAGGACGCACATCAAGGGCATGTTCGCCACGAAGGAGCTGATAAGGGCCTACATTGAGGAGGGGTTTGGAGTTTAA
- a CDS encoding ABC transporter substrate-binding protein yields the protein MRSVIALSLLLLVLLAPLAGAEEWSPIDVIKFQGVQNPELVLRRIAKGEYDIGLFSLPADEYRRLDKDLLKNLELYKTVVSYNELTFNTYHDPDKDAPIVTLGNETYFNPFAIMEVRFAMNYLISRDYVVQNVYQNGGAPMFGCIRPSHPASKYFEAVYTALNLTGGGNEGLALKMIDEAMGEAAEQVAKYGHVLERRADGFWYFDGRPVTIKFVIRIEDERKEIGMYVSKQLQKAGFAVEELFWDRQKAGQVVFAKPPSNYEWNIYTGGWLIRGSPSLWIDDYAAWFYSAWYGYLPGAIEPKHRNTVTVLEFLNEVGNGNANAGLRAIGAAYYQNTSELGEMLNWTEEELTKLLTNLSLEVNGRSYTINNADQYWDLQKIAMGIGIMESARVFLVEEWELSPVNRERVTDIVSDPATGILNRWSVLNAKTPDGVLKVAYFIPTCGGFCLPFNPVSGFDTHVFPANLWGLVHDPGGFVGPDGLYTPYRCRWEIERGEFTVPGDAVIYNQTQGWIAAHAGESAKVKVRVTCDFGRWHDGVKMRTADLKYYIAFLYTWAYKDGADDPYYDGALSDTAASLRNILGFQFTNDSYIVYGSYAHPFADDVTAKAYVFYPDLPWELYYAMGELVTNSSAYDTKTKYSFSESGRGVECLNLLSKEYVADLRKVLMVLRDKNAVPAAITEDVGDPREGYTRAIEWIDAKGHAVISNGPFYIEKYEPENLFLELRAFQGASPVTPSDSTPTTSQVSTSSSQSESPPPTNGSDDHQTATNTSLIYAIGLAGLLILVLVLLMGWKR from the coding sequence ATGAGGTCGGTAATTGCCCTTTCTCTGCTCCTGCTCGTTCTTCTGGCACCATTAGCGGGAGCCGAGGAATGGTCTCCAATAGACGTCATCAAGTTCCAGGGAGTTCAGAACCCCGAACTGGTTCTCCGCCGGATAGCCAAGGGTGAATACGATATCGGGCTCTTCTCCCTTCCGGCCGATGAATACCGGCGTCTGGATAAAGACCTCCTCAAAAACCTCGAACTCTACAAGACCGTCGTCTCCTACAACGAGCTGACCTTCAACACCTACCATGACCCGGACAAGGATGCCCCTATCGTCACCCTGGGGAACGAGACCTACTTCAATCCCTTCGCCATCATGGAAGTTAGGTTTGCAATGAACTACCTCATAAGCAGGGATTACGTCGTGCAGAATGTATACCAAAATGGCGGCGCCCCGATGTTCGGCTGCATCAGGCCCAGTCACCCGGCCAGCAAGTACTTCGAAGCGGTTTATACTGCTTTAAACCTCACAGGGGGCGGAAATGAGGGGCTGGCCCTCAAGATGATAGACGAGGCCATGGGCGAAGCCGCCGAGCAGGTTGCCAAGTACGGTCACGTTCTGGAGAGGAGAGCCGACGGCTTCTGGTACTTCGACGGCAGACCGGTCACTATCAAGTTCGTCATCCGTATCGAGGACGAGAGGAAAGAGATAGGAATGTATGTCTCAAAGCAGCTCCAGAAGGCCGGCTTCGCCGTTGAGGAGCTTTTCTGGGACAGGCAAAAGGCCGGTCAGGTCGTCTTCGCCAAGCCGCCGAGCAACTACGAGTGGAATATCTACACTGGCGGCTGGCTCATTAGAGGGAGTCCCAGTCTCTGGATCGACGACTACGCCGCCTGGTTTTACTCGGCCTGGTACGGTTACCTCCCGGGAGCGATAGAGCCTAAGCACAGGAACACTGTAACTGTCTTGGAATTCCTCAATGAAGTCGGCAACGGCAACGCCAACGCCGGTCTCCGCGCCATCGGTGCGGCTTACTACCAGAACACCTCGGAACTCGGGGAGATGCTCAACTGGACGGAAGAAGAGCTGACAAAACTTCTCACCAACCTCAGCCTTGAGGTCAACGGCAGGAGCTACACCATCAACAACGCTGACCAGTACTGGGATCTCCAGAAAATAGCTATGGGCATCGGAATAATGGAGAGTGCCAGGGTCTTCCTTGTCGAGGAGTGGGAGCTCTCGCCTGTGAACAGGGAGAGAGTTACCGACATAGTCTCTGATCCGGCCACCGGAATCCTCAACCGCTGGAGCGTCCTGAACGCAAAGACACCTGACGGAGTGCTCAAGGTGGCCTACTTCATCCCGACCTGCGGGGGGTTTTGTCTTCCATTCAATCCGGTTAGTGGTTTTGATACTCACGTCTTCCCAGCCAACCTGTGGGGCCTCGTTCACGACCCAGGAGGGTTCGTCGGCCCCGACGGCCTCTACACCCCGTACAGGTGCAGGTGGGAGATTGAGAGGGGTGAGTTCACAGTTCCGGGCGATGCGGTTATCTACAACCAGACCCAGGGCTGGATAGCGGCCCACGCCGGTGAAAGTGCTAAGGTCAAGGTCAGGGTCACCTGCGACTTTGGCCGGTGGCACGATGGCGTCAAGATGAGAACTGCAGACCTCAAGTATTACATCGCGTTCCTCTACACCTGGGCTTACAAGGACGGTGCCGACGACCCGTACTACGACGGGGCCCTTTCAGACACCGCGGCATCGCTCAGGAATATCCTCGGCTTCCAGTTCACCAACGACAGTTACATAGTCTATGGCAGCTACGCCCACCCGTTCGCCGACGACGTCACCGCAAAGGCCTACGTATTCTATCCCGACCTCCCGTGGGAGCTCTACTATGCCATGGGCGAGCTCGTGACCAATTCGAGCGCCTATGATACCAAAACGAAGTACTCCTTCAGCGAGAGCGGTCGCGGTGTGGAGTGCCTCAACCTCCTTTCTAAGGAGTACGTTGCTGATCTGAGAAAGGTTCTGATGGTTCTAAGGGATAAAAATGCCGTTCCCGCCGCGATTACTGAGGATGTGGGCGATCCGAGAGAGGGCTACACCAGAGCAATCGAGTGGATTGATGCCAAGGGCCATGCGGTAATAAGCAACGGGCCGTTCTACATTGAAAAATACGAGCCGGAGAACCTGTTCTTGGAATTGAGGGCATTCCAGGGAGCATCGCCGGTCACTCCTTCAGACTCGACCCCCACGACGTCCCAGGTCTCGACTTCATCCTCTCAAAGCGAGTCCCCACCACCAACTAACGGGTCGGATGACCACCAAACGGCCACCAACACCTCGCTCATCTATGCAATTGGCCTGGCGGGCCTTTTGATACTGGTGCTGGTGCTCCTCATGGGCTGGAAAAGATGA
- a CDS encoding HAD family phosphatase, producing MLKGLIFDVDETLVYYEGYDHREWYEGWVLPELRRHGIDLDYETYRRTVRGDLPRSYVERFGIDHVEFWKIVDEVNLRYRREMARLGRIKPFPDVGALGKLKKMGMKLAAVSNASQECTEFVLGLFGLRKYFEVVYGKDYSNLDGVKPSPYLVEKALNALGLKPEEAMMVGDSYHDVLAGKRAGMKVVNVTRFGKIEGADYYVKDLWELVELVKKMGVHSP from the coding sequence ATGCTTAAGGGATTGATATTCGACGTTGACGAGACCCTCGTCTACTACGAGGGCTACGACCACAGGGAATGGTACGAGGGCTGGGTTCTGCCCGAGCTGAGGAGGCATGGTATTGACCTCGACTACGAGACCTACCGGAGAACTGTGAGGGGAGACCTGCCCAGGAGTTACGTGGAGCGCTTTGGGATAGACCACGTGGAGTTCTGGAAAATCGTGGATGAGGTGAACCTCCGCTATCGGAGGGAAATGGCGCGGCTCGGCAGGATAAAGCCGTTCCCCGATGTTGGTGCTCTGGGAAAACTGAAAAAGATGGGCATGAAGCTCGCAGCCGTGAGCAACGCTTCCCAGGAGTGCACAGAGTTCGTTCTTGGCCTTTTTGGCTTGAGGAAATACTTTGAGGTTGTCTATGGGAAGGACTACTCTAATCTGGATGGCGTCAAGCCCAGTCCATATCTTGTTGAGAAAGCCCTAAACGCGCTCGGTCTGAAACCCGAAGAGGCGATGATGGTAGGCGACAGTTATCACGACGTACTCGCAGGAAAGCGCGCTGGAATGAAGGTCGTTAATGTGACGCGCTTCGGAAAAATCGAGGGTGCTGACTACTACGTGAAGGATCTCTGGGAGCTTGTGGAGCTGGTAAAAAAGATGGGAGTTCACTCCCCGTAG
- the serK gene encoding L-serine kinase SerK, with amino-acid sequence MGVEKVPKYDIPTIKVDYVFIELDKMKPHEQLVQKELEAFIESVTGSGLFWKPMLLAKVPGEDMYLIVDGHHRWAGLQKLGAKRAPSVILDYFSDDVKVYTWYPAFKGSLEEVLERLKAEGLEVIEDPEAEEKAEKGEIAFALVGEKSFAIPGGLEEQKKVSKVLDEMSVEGRIELIYYGLKEDAREDMAKGEIDYVFIRKAPSKEEVMELVKRGEVYSPKTTRHVLPFNPDKIDVKLEELF; translated from the coding sequence ATGGGAGTTGAAAAGGTTCCGAAGTACGACATCCCCACGATTAAGGTCGATTACGTTTTTATTGAGCTCGACAAGATGAAGCCCCACGAGCAGCTCGTCCAGAAGGAGCTCGAGGCATTCATCGAGAGCGTTACCGGCTCCGGCCTCTTCTGGAAGCCAATGCTCCTCGCGAAGGTCCCGGGTGAGGACATGTACCTCATCGTTGACGGCCACCACCGCTGGGCCGGCCTTCAGAAGCTCGGCGCCAAGAGAGCTCCATCGGTTATACTCGACTACTTCAGCGACGACGTGAAGGTCTACACCTGGTACCCGGCCTTCAAGGGCAGCCTTGAGGAGGTTCTTGAGAGGCTCAAGGCTGAGGGTCTCGAGGTCATCGAGGATCCAGAGGCCGAGGAGAAGGCCGAGAAGGGCGAGATAGCATTCGCCCTCGTCGGCGAGAAGAGCTTTGCCATCCCCGGCGGCCTTGAGGAGCAGAAGAAGGTCAGCAAGGTTCTCGACGAGATGAGCGTTGAGGGCAGGATAGAGCTCATCTACTACGGCCTCAAGGAGGATGCCAGGGAAGATATGGCCAAGGGTGAGATTGACTACGTCTTCATCAGGAAGGCCCCAAGCAAGGAAGAGGTCATGGAGCTCGTCAAGCGCGGCGAGGTCTACTCCCCGAAGACCACCAGGCACGTCCTGCCCTTCAACCCGGACAAGATAGACGTCAAGCTCGAGGAGCTGTTCTGA
- a CDS encoding DUF763 domain-containing protein, with protein MRNVADLPLHGGHVPPWLAQRMRKLTRLVLILAIEEYGTKGLLERLSDPVWFQAFNNVIGMDWDSSGSTTVTAGMIKDALWREELGVKAAGGKGKKSRATPEELKTIAEIYDLDPTPYVRTSRLVAKVDTVALQTGYQLYHHVFFLDEEGNWAVIQQGMNEAERMARRFHWFDAEVFTLDPHKGIAGLKREFALNTVSNEAREYQKTLLDIIQEKPAKIERELESLKAIARGYRPLVYYKPRDVDEKTLIQKYESLGKLELNKRALEFARELSVNNYEELLLLKGLGPSTLRALSLVLELVYDVHPSWKDPVTHPPDPFKFTYAVGGKDRVPFPIERKTYDELISFLEKLVEKNPGEKALVRNVTKITKNWKFPKGEKRLT; from the coding sequence ATGAGGAACGTCGCTGATTTACCCCTCCACGGTGGCCACGTTCCGCCATGGCTCGCCCAGAGGATGAGGAAGCTGACGCGCTTAGTCCTGATTCTCGCCATCGAGGAGTACGGGACTAAAGGTCTCTTAGAGAGGCTCTCAGACCCGGTGTGGTTTCAGGCCTTTAACAACGTCATCGGCATGGACTGGGACTCATCTGGGAGTACGACGGTAACGGCCGGGATGATAAAGGACGCCCTCTGGCGGGAGGAGCTGGGCGTTAAGGCCGCTGGCGGAAAGGGCAAGAAGAGCAGGGCAACACCGGAGGAACTGAAAACCATAGCCGAGATCTACGACCTCGACCCGACTCCATACGTCAGAACGTCCAGGCTCGTGGCAAAGGTCGATACCGTTGCCCTCCAGACGGGCTACCAGCTGTACCACCACGTCTTCTTCCTAGACGAAGAAGGCAACTGGGCAGTGATACAGCAGGGTATGAACGAGGCCGAGAGGATGGCGAGGCGCTTCCACTGGTTTGATGCAGAGGTTTTCACACTCGACCCTCACAAGGGGATTGCAGGTTTAAAGAGGGAGTTCGCGCTGAACACTGTCTCGAACGAGGCCAGGGAATACCAGAAGACGCTCCTCGATATCATCCAGGAAAAGCCCGCGAAGATAGAGCGCGAGCTTGAGAGCCTCAAGGCCATAGCGAGGGGCTACCGACCGCTGGTTTATTACAAGCCCCGCGATGTGGATGAGAAGACCCTTATTCAGAAGTACGAAAGCCTAGGCAAGCTGGAGCTTAACAAGAGAGCCCTTGAGTTCGCCCGCGAGCTGAGTGTGAATAACTACGAAGAGCTTCTCCTCCTGAAGGGCCTCGGTCCAAGCACGCTGAGGGCTCTATCGCTCGTTCTGGAGCTTGTTTACGATGTCCATCCGTCGTGGAAGGACCCGGTAACGCATCCACCAGATCCCTTCAAGTTCACCTACGCGGTTGGTGGCAAAGACAGGGTGCCCTTCCCGATCGAGAGGAAGACCTACGACGAGCTGATAAGCTTCCTCGAAAAGCTCGTCGAGAAGAACCCAGGGGAGAAGGCCCTCGTCCGGAACGTGACGAAGATAACGAAGAACTGGAAGTTCCCTAAGGGGGAGAAAAGACTCACTTAG
- a CDS encoding ATP-binding protein: protein MCEQFVNRKRELQALREAYQSSRKELIIVYGRRRVGKTALVKKSVKGIPHIYFFAEETLEKENLRMFQSLVAKALKNPLIAKAELSWEEVFELLEDSGVVVIIDEFPNLLRANKGLLSKFQKIWDSSRKLKLVLTGSAISVMESHVLGYKSPLYGRRTLSIKLEPLSFLHLKEFFPEKSWEDLVRIYGITDGIPAYIKEVQFRLRAGEGLEEVFQPNKPLFDEAEFLLRSELREPARYFAILKAIAFGKTKFGEIVNFTGLPSSTVSQYLSNLQTLHIVEERHPIGEPERRRNARYYLSDLYFNFWFRFVYPNRSQLLDFGYIENFEEEYNHYLGFVFEKVAGDFLKELNRAGKLPFRFTKIGGWWKKNEEIDLLAINEREKKALFIEVKWKELSEREARGVLRDLERKAELVGLEGWEKWYGIVAKGLKGKKELRSGGWLACDLGDFNEVGEYM, encoded by the coding sequence ATGTGTGAACAATTTGTAAACAGGAAGAGGGAACTGCAGGCATTAAGGGAAGCTTACCAGAGTAGCAGGAAAGAGCTCATAATCGTTTATGGGAGAAGAAGAGTTGGTAAGACTGCCCTCGTTAAGAAGTCGGTGAAGGGTATTCCCCACATATACTTTTTTGCTGAGGAAACTCTTGAGAAGGAAAACCTCAGGATGTTTCAGTCCCTCGTCGCCAAAGCCCTTAAGAATCCTCTGATAGCAAAGGCAGAACTGTCCTGGGAGGAAGTCTTCGAGCTACTCGAAGACTCGGGAGTTGTGGTCATAATAGACGAGTTCCCGAACCTTCTGAGAGCAAACAAAGGACTCCTCTCAAAGTTCCAGAAGATATGGGACTCTTCAAGAAAACTCAAGCTCGTCCTAACTGGCTCTGCCATAAGCGTGATGGAAAGTCATGTTTTGGGTTACAAAAGTCCCCTCTACGGGAGGAGGACCCTCTCGATAAAACTCGAACCGCTGAGCTTCCTCCATCTGAAGGAGTTCTTCCCCGAGAAAAGCTGGGAAGATCTTGTCAGGATATACGGGATAACTGATGGCATACCGGCATACATTAAAGAAGTCCAGTTCAGGCTGAGGGCCGGCGAAGGGCTTGAAGAGGTTTTTCAGCCAAACAAACCGCTGTTCGATGAGGCGGAGTTCCTTCTCCGGAGCGAGCTTAGGGAGCCTGCCCGCTACTTCGCGATACTGAAGGCGATAGCCTTTGGAAAGACGAAGTTCGGCGAGATAGTGAACTTTACGGGCCTTCCAAGCTCGACGGTTTCCCAGTACTTGAGCAACCTCCAGACGCTCCACATCGTTGAGGAGAGGCACCCTATTGGAGAGCCAGAGCGGAGGAGAAACGCCCGCTACTACCTGAGCGACCTATACTTCAACTTCTGGTTCCGCTTTGTCTACCCGAACCGCTCCCAGCTCCTAGACTTCGGCTACATCGAAAACTTTGAAGAGGAGTACAACCACTACCTCGGCTTTGTCTTTGAAAAGGTGGCGGGTGATTTTCTCAAGGAATTGAACCGTGCCGGGAAACTCCCGTTTAGGTTCACGAAAATTGGCGGCTGGTGGAAGAAAAACGAGGAGATCGACCTTCTCGCCATTAACGAGCGGGAGAAAAAGGCCCTTTTCATTGAGGTGAAGTGGAAGGAGCTGAGTGAGAGGGAAGCGAGGGGAGTTTTGAGGGACTTGGAGAGGAAGGCGGAGCTTGTAGGGCTTGAAGGATGGGAGAAATGGTACGGGATAGTTGCAAAAGGCCTGAAGGGTAAAAAGGAGCTCCGCAGTGGGGGATGGCTCGCCTGTGACTTGGGGGACTTTAATGAAGTTGGGGAATACATGTGA
- a CDS encoding damage-control phosphatase, whose product MKIHYECFACAANQCQKIVEMGTNDLELRKRGVIEAARLMARINEDSIPAIFGSEVFLGVYKVIGNDDPFREYKELSNRLAERIVSDLEGEDIDLKTALKLAIIGNVIDFAVGYSPERIEEDVKAMLNEELYVDHSDELFERLGKAKTLLYITDNCGEIYFDRLFIKALKKSFSHLKIYVAGKEGPIINDATVGDLKRTGFEEFAKVISTGTRIVGVPFDRVSEEFREVFERADIIIAKGQGNFETLSEIKDGRVFYLLKAKCRPIARELGVPQGSMVCLRV is encoded by the coding sequence GTGAAAATCCACTACGAGTGCTTTGCCTGCGCCGCGAATCAGTGCCAGAAGATAGTCGAGATGGGCACGAACGACCTGGAGCTCAGAAAGAGGGGCGTCATCGAGGCGGCGAGGCTGATGGCGAGGATAAACGAGGACTCAATCCCCGCGATTTTTGGGAGCGAGGTCTTTCTCGGCGTTTACAAAGTTATAGGCAACGACGACCCGTTCAGGGAGTACAAAGAGCTCTCGAACAGGCTCGCCGAAAGGATAGTTTCCGACCTTGAGGGGGAGGATATAGACCTGAAGACGGCCCTAAAGCTCGCCATAATCGGCAACGTGATAGACTTCGCCGTCGGCTACTCGCCGGAGAGAATTGAGGAAGACGTCAAAGCGATGCTCAACGAGGAGCTCTACGTTGACCATTCCGATGAGCTGTTTGAGAGGCTGGGGAAAGCGAAAACCCTCCTCTACATCACTGACAACTGCGGCGAGATTTACTTCGACAGGCTCTTCATCAAGGCGCTCAAAAAGTCCTTCTCCCACCTTAAAATTTACGTGGCAGGCAAAGAAGGACCGATTATAAACGACGCGACCGTAGGAGACCTCAAAAGGACAGGCTTTGAGGAGTTCGCTAAGGTCATCTCGACTGGCACGAGGATAGTCGGCGTTCCTTTTGATAGAGTCTCGGAGGAGTTCAGGGAGGTCTTTGAAAGAGCGGATATTATAATTGCCAAGGGACAGGGCAACTTCGAGACGCTGAGCGAGATAAAGGATGGAAGGGTGTTCTACCTGCTCAAGGCGAAGTGCCGGCCGATAGCGAGAGAGCTGGGAGTTCCGCAGGGGAGTATGGTGTGTCTGAGGGTATAA
- the tgtA gene encoding tRNA guanosine(15) transglycosylase TgtA, with translation MVEFRFEVKARDAAGRIGRLTVNGKTIETPAIMPVINPKQLIVTPKELKEMGFGMVITNSYIIYKTPELREKALEVGIHRLLDYDGIIEVDSGSFQLMRYGGVEVTNSEIVKFQHDIGVDIGTFLDIPTPPDTPREKAEEDLRITLERAKEAEEIKEIAMNAAVQGSTYPDLRTHAARKLSEMNFEIHPVGAVVPLMESYRYRDLVDVVIASKQGLRPDRPVHLFGAGHPMIFALAVAMGIDLFDSASYALYAKDDRYMTPEGTKRLEELEYFPCSCPVCSRHTPQELREMPKEERTRLLALHNLWVIREELNRVKQAVKEGTLWELVDERARSHPKMFAAYKRLLEYRDYLEKNEPITKASAFFKVSEESLRWPTAVRAKERAERVKSKFPETIEHPIFGEIPRYLGLTYPFAQSEGEEDFSIRKPSKGEAREYIMAIAEYQFGEGAGEAFKDAFVELSRKTGMPRQIKAKGKHLATFRAEDGLLTLGIEGAKRLHEILPFPRMRVVVNDDAEPFARRGKNVFAKFVVDADPKIRPYDEVLVVNERDELLATGQTLLNGEELKVFRSGLAVKVRRGVEK, from the coding sequence ATGGTCGAGTTCAGGTTCGAGGTTAAAGCGCGAGACGCCGCTGGGAGGATAGGCAGGCTCACTGTAAACGGGAAGACGATAGAAACGCCGGCCATAATGCCGGTCATCAACCCGAAGCAACTTATAGTAACCCCAAAAGAGCTGAAGGAAATGGGCTTCGGGATGGTAATCACCAACTCTTACATCATCTACAAGACGCCGGAGCTTAGGGAGAAGGCTCTTGAAGTCGGAATCCACAGGCTCCTTGACTACGACGGCATAATAGAGGTCGATTCTGGTTCATTCCAGCTTATGCGCTACGGCGGTGTAGAGGTCACCAACAGCGAGATAGTGAAGTTCCAGCACGACATAGGCGTTGATATCGGCACTTTCCTCGACATACCGACGCCACCGGACACTCCCAGGGAGAAGGCGGAGGAAGATCTCCGAATAACTCTGGAGAGGGCAAAGGAGGCTGAGGAAATAAAGGAGATAGCCATGAACGCGGCCGTCCAGGGCTCGACCTATCCGGATCTGAGAACCCACGCCGCGAGAAAGCTAAGCGAGATGAACTTTGAGATTCACCCCGTTGGGGCAGTCGTCCCGCTCATGGAGAGCTACCGCTACAGAGACCTAGTTGATGTCGTTATCGCTTCAAAACAAGGGCTCAGGCCCGACAGGCCCGTCCATCTCTTCGGTGCCGGCCATCCGATGATATTTGCCCTCGCGGTGGCGATGGGGATAGACCTCTTCGATTCCGCGAGCTATGCCCTCTACGCAAAGGACGACCGCTACATGACGCCAGAGGGGACGAAGAGGCTTGAGGAGCTTGAGTACTTCCCGTGCTCCTGCCCCGTCTGCTCCCGCCACACTCCCCAGGAGCTTAGGGAGATGCCGAAGGAAGAGCGCACGAGACTTTTGGCGCTTCACAATCTCTGGGTCATTCGCGAAGAGCTCAACAGGGTTAAGCAGGCGGTTAAGGAGGGTACCCTCTGGGAGCTCGTGGACGAGAGGGCTAGGAGCCACCCGAAGATGTTCGCCGCCTACAAGAGGCTGTTGGAGTACAGGGACTACCTCGAGAAGAACGAGCCGATAACCAAGGCCTCCGCTTTCTTCAAGGTGAGCGAGGAATCTTTGAGGTGGCCGACTGCTGTGAGGGCTAAGGAGAGGGCAGAGCGCGTTAAGAGCAAGTTCCCTGAGACGATAGAACACCCGATATTCGGAGAGATACCCAGGTACCTCGGCTTGACCTACCCTTTTGCGCAGAGCGAGGGCGAGGAGGACTTCAGCATAAGGAAGCCCTCGAAGGGCGAGGCTAGAGAGTACATAATGGCTATAGCGGAGTATCAGTTCGGAGAAGGCGCTGGGGAAGCCTTCAAGGATGCCTTCGTCGAGCTTTCCCGGAAGACAGGAATGCCGAGGCAGATAAAGGCCAAGGGCAAACACCTCGCGACATTCAGGGCTGAAGACGGCCTCTTAACCCTCGGCATCGAGGGGGCGAAAAGGCTCCACGAGATACTGCCGTTCCCGAGGATGAGGGTCGTTGTTAACGATGATGCAGAACCCTTCGCGAGGCGCGGGAAGAACGTCTTCGCAAAGTTCGTGGTCGATGCAGACCCAAAGATAAGGCCCTACGACGAGGTTCTGGTGGTGAACGAGAGGGACGAGCTTTTGGCCACAGGACAGACACTTTTAAACGGCGAGGAGCTGAAGGTCTTCCGGAGCGGTCTAGCCGTGAAGGTTCGCAGGGGCGTTGAGAAGTAG
- a CDS encoding inorganic phosphate transporter translates to MIILVLPAVFMAWAIGANDSAKAVGTAVGAGVIGFRRAVLLIGVFVILGVFLGGSGVSGTVSGMAEGMSPAQVGLVLFSAATAVTLASLWGRPISTTQSIIGGLVGASLALGLPVDWWTVVKIASAWVLSPLVAALFAVAVYRIYNPLTKRIKCLRNLELAQKWLVFTAAAYSSFNLGANELSNVAGLLQSLGIDGPFKLVLATTLAIGALTFSYNVMMTVGRDISPLGPTSAFSSQFGASLAVSAANLLGLPVSSGQAIVGAISGLGLYKGETVNLKLLVGIVRGWIIAPIAAGALSYLMITLLA, encoded by the coding sequence ATGATCATTTTAGTGCTCCCGGCTGTATTCATGGCGTGGGCGATAGGGGCCAACGACAGTGCTAAGGCAGTCGGCACTGCAGTTGGTGCGGGCGTTATAGGGTTCAGGCGTGCCGTCCTGCTAATCGGTGTTTTTGTGATTCTCGGTGTGTTCCTTGGCGGTTCAGGTGTCTCAGGCACGGTTTCAGGGATGGCCGAGGGCATGAGCCCGGCCCAGGTAGGTCTCGTCCTCTTCAGCGCCGCCACAGCGGTGACACTCGCCAGTCTGTGGGGAAGGCCAATTTCAACTACGCAGTCAATAATCGGCGGCCTCGTCGGGGCCTCCCTCGCGCTGGGACTCCCCGTTGACTGGTGGACGGTTGTGAAGATAGCGTCCGCCTGGGTTCTCTCGCCCCTAGTTGCGGCACTCTTTGCAGTGGCAGTTTATAGAATTTACAACCCCCTGACGAAGAGGATAAAGTGCCTGCGCAACCTTGAGCTGGCCCAGAAGTGGCTCGTCTTCACGGCCGCTGCGTATTCCTCCTTCAACCTCGGGGCCAACGAGCTATCCAACGTGGCGGGCCTGCTTCAGAGCCTCGGGATCGACGGGCCCTTCAAGCTGGTTCTGGCCACGACACTTGCAATAGGAGCACTGACGTTCAGCTACAACGTCATGATGACTGTTGGGAGGGACATATCGCCCCTCGGGCCGACTTCAGCTTTCTCGTCCCAGTTTGGGGCTTCACTTGCCGTGAGCGCGGCCAACCTGCTCGGCCTCCCCGTCAGTTCTGGCCAGGCAATAGTCGGCGCGATAAGCGGCCTTGGACTCTACAAAGGGGAGACTGTCAATCTGAAGTTGCTCGTGGGGATAGTGCGCGGCTGGATTATCGCCCCAATCGCCGCCGGGGCACTCTCATACTTAATGATTACCCTTCTGGCTTAG